In Spinacia oleracea cultivar Varoflay chromosome 5, BTI_SOV_V1, whole genome shotgun sequence, a single window of DNA contains:
- the LOC110784316 gene encoding WAT1-related protein At5g07050-like codes for MVVDYLSLRVNCRRFRPHIYMVIVQMASAFLYFITEAAFNHGMNPHVYVTYRHLVGGIAVFPFAYFLERKTRPKMTLSMFIEIFIYSLLGVGLTINMYFASLKYTSPAFLSATVNTIPTLTFILAVVFRLETLNLRKRRGLAKATGTLITLAGVMTIALYRGPAIKRLWEPLIHLMKSDFHKNWIKGPILSLASCISWSIWFTMQGFTLKRYPAPLSLATWANFIGAAQSAAFTSLAVRHHPDAWVQKSFINIATILFGGVVSSALNFIMIVWSSKEKGPVFVTMFCPLQTLLVVIFAYFIVGEKLYTGSIVGGVTIIIGLYLLLWGKAKDRVVIITSEKKPSLSAIKQNEPKMQIVTVIERESLNQ; via the exons ATGGTTGTTGATTATTTAAGTTTGAGGGTTAATTGCAGAAGGTTCAGGCCACACATATACATGGTTATAGTTCAGATGGCCTCGGCTTTTCTTTATTTCATAACCGAAGCTGCTTTCAACCATGGGATGAATCCTCATGTTTACGTCACCTACCGCCACTTAGTAGGTGGTATTGCAGTATTTCCGTTTGCCTATTTCCTTGAAAG GAAAACAAGGCCAAAGATGACATTAAGCATGTTCATTGAAATCTTTATCTATTCTCTACTTGG AGTGGGATTAACAATAAACATGTACTTTGCAAGCCTAAAATACACTTCACCAGCATTTCTGTCAGCAACAGTAAACACGATTCCTACTTTGACCTTTATACTAGCAGTGGTATTCAG GCTGGAGACTCTTAACTTGAGAAAACGCCGTGGATTAGCAAAAGCCACTGGAACTTTAATAACCTTAGCAGGGGTGATGACCATAGCATTATACAGAGGACCAGCAATCAAACGCTTGTGGGAACCTCTGATACACCTGATGAAAAGTGACTTCCACAAAAATTGGATAAAAGGCCCAATACTTTCACTAGCAAGTTGCATATCATGGTCAATATGGTTCACAATGCAG GGATTCacattgaaaagatatcctgcaCCACTGTCATTAGCCACATGGGCAAACTTTATAGGAGCAGCACAGTCTGCTGCTTTCACTTCTTTGGCTGTTAGACATCATCCAGATGCATGGGTGCAGAAATCCTTCATCAACATAGCAACTATTCTATTTGGT GGAGTGGTTTCATCTGCATTAAACTTCATCATGATCGTATGGTCTTCAAAAGAAAAAGGCCCTGTCTTTGTAACTATGTTTTGTCCCCTACAGACACTACTAGTGGTGATCTTCGCATATTTCATTGTTGGTGAAAAGCTATACACGGGAAG CATCGTAGGAGGAGTTACTATCATCATAGGTCTGTATCTATTGCTATGGGGCAAAGCAAAAGATCGAGTAGTCATCATCACATCCGAGAAGAAACCATCTCTGTCTGCCATCAAGCAGAATGAACCGAAGATGCAAATAGTGACAGTGATAGAAAGGGAGTCATTGAATCAGTAA